In the Phycisphaerae bacterium genome, one interval contains:
- a CDS encoding peptide chain release factor-like protein, translated as MAKARNVQKGAKFLPFMVISRAGSRPVAGNRRYSCRVIGLDDGRLVRCMWFREEQESAEISLWLSWKGTPPRSEADTPFLWRCAVNMPSARAFLLLNDAALIAQCAIDCYRSSGPGGQKKNKTSSAVRLRHEPTGLSVIAEEDRSQHVNKTRALRRLREAIALHLRSTIAPEGYARSEELESAMGRDGRLHIGQRDPRYPLVVSEILDVLVACRLQVSTAAERVGVTTANLVKFMHDDPKLWARVNQLRAELELKPLR; from the coding sequence ATGGCCAAAGCCAGAAACGTCCAGAAGGGTGCAAAGTTCTTGCCGTTCATGGTGATCTCCCGTGCCGGTAGCAGGCCGGTTGCTGGGAACAGACGTTACTCCTGTCGAGTTATCGGCTTGGACGATGGACGACTTGTGCGTTGCATGTGGTTCCGAGAGGAACAGGAATCAGCGGAAATCAGCCTGTGGCTTAGCTGGAAAGGCACGCCTCCGCGCTCTGAAGCGGACACTCCTTTCTTGTGGAGATGCGCCGTGAACATGCCATCAGCCAGGGCATTTCTTCTACTCAATGATGCGGCGTTGATCGCCCAGTGCGCGATCGATTGTTATCGGTCCAGTGGACCGGGCGGGCAGAAGAAGAACAAAACGAGCTCGGCGGTGCGGCTGCGACACGAGCCGACGGGATTATCGGTCATTGCAGAAGAAGATCGCTCGCAGCATGTGAACAAGACACGGGCGCTACGTCGCCTTCGGGAAGCGATTGCTCTTCATCTGCGCTCGACGATTGCCCCCGAAGGCTATGCTCGGAGCGAGGAATTGGAATCGGCCATGGGCAGGGACGGTCGCCTGCACATCGGGCAGCGGGATCCAAGGTATCCGCTCGTGGTCAGCGAGATTCTCGATGTACTGGTCGCCTGCCGTTTGCAGGTCAGCACCGCGGCGGAAAGAGTCGGCGTGACGACCGCGAATCTGGTCAAGTTCATGCACGACGATCCCAAGCTATGGGCTCGGGTCAACCAGCTACGCGCGGAACTCGAACTCAAGCCCCTGCGTTGA